The genomic interval AGGTTCATCTTTGAACTAAACGAACTCAACAAATTCATTTCCGGGTAACCACGGGCCCAATTATTCTATGGCAACCGGCCGGGTCTTGTGTTAGCTATGAGGGCAGACCGGTAAAGGCGCTACCTCACGTTGGGGTTTACACAAATATTTCAGCGAGGATTTTTATGACCCAGAAAAAAGCGTATCTTCAGCCAACACCCATCATCGATTTCGACCATGAAAGCGTGCAGGCATTCGTGCGTGAGCATGCCGGCGGTTCGAGCAGCCCGACAGACCAGGCCGTGAATCTCTATTATGCCGTTCGGGACGGCATCCGCTACAACCCCTACAAATTCGAGCTGACCGTCGAAGCTCTCAAGGCGTCCACGACATTGGCCGAGGGTGAAGCATGGTGTGTTCCCAAAGCCGCTTTGCTGGCCGCCTGCTGTCGGGCAATGGGCATCCCGGCCCGTCTGGGATATGCCGATGTCCGCAACCACCTGTCCACCAAACGCATGCGGGAGCACATGCA from Deltaproteobacteria bacterium carries:
- a CDS encoding transglutaminase family protein, which codes for MTQKKAYLQPTPIIDFDHESVQAFVREHAGGSSSPTDQAVNLYYAVRDGIRYNPYKFELTVEALKASTTLAEGEAWCVPKAALLAACCRAMGIPARLGYADVRNHLSTKRMREHMQTDVFSWHGYTTIYLEEKWVKATPAFNVELCEKFRLRTLDFDGKSDSIYHPFDLDGNRHMDYILFRGEYDDVPLQEILETFKEVPSTVGFQDGDADFEADVDREQGTGK